From Gemmatimonadota bacterium, the proteins below share one genomic window:
- a CDS encoding GNAT family N-acetyltransferase, translated as MSLQVVNRIHADQWQILRDVRLRALEDAPYAFGTTLAEGEKRTDRDWQEMARDHANLSDRAYFMAYVGDNPCGMAGCYRRASDAVVLTAMWVAPEFRGQNIGEQIVGAVIEWAREGGATMLEAWVSEDNPARFFYQKIGFEETRLTEPLRSDSKIQIILIRRDIAP; from the coding sequence ATGTCATTACAGGTTGTAAATCGAATCCACGCAGATCAATGGCAAATTCTCAGGGATGTGCGTCTTCGCGCACTTGAAGATGCGCCTTACGCTTTTGGTACAACGCTGGCAGAAGGCGAAAAAAGGACCGATAGAGACTGGCAGGAAATGGCGAGAGATCATGCCAATCTGTCGGATCGCGCATATTTCATGGCTTATGTGGGGGATAATCCCTGTGGGATGGCGGGGTGTTATCGCAGGGCATCAGACGCAGTAGTGCTCACTGCGATGTGGGTCGCACCCGAATTTAGGGGACAAAATATCGGTGAGCAGATTGTGGGCGCTGTCATAGAATGGGCGCGAGAGGGTGGGGCCACCATGCTCGAAGCCTGGGTCAGTGAAGATAATCCTGCGCGATTTTTTTATCAAAAAATCGGGTTTGAAGAGACCCGTTTAACCGAACCGCTTCGCTCAGATTCCAAAATTCAGATCATTTTGATCAGGCGCGATATTGCACCCTGA
- a CDS encoding ribose-phosphate pyrophosphokinase: protein MRLIKINQGTRRQEGENVGYDLKVFSGNTNRPLAEDICNILDTRLAEATVSRFSGGETHVQIDENVRGCDVFIVQPICANEEEDISPNDALMELLILIDAARRASARRITAVVPYYGYARQDRKDRPRVPITAKLVANMIYTAGARRVLTLDLHANQIQGFFDIPVDHLYSINILGEYFRLKNLKNLVVIAPDVGGIKMARAYAELLGASLAIVDKRRWSGQKTEVLNVIGEVKDKNIVIVDDIISTGSSLIEAASALKDKGARDICATIVHPVLADPAVERVQNSVLTELVVSNSIPVPKRAQNGKIKILSVAPILAESIRRINNDESVSNLFANARVEG, encoded by the coding sequence ATGCGATTGATTAAGATAAATCAGGGCACTCGACGACAGGAGGGAGAAAACGTGGGTTACGATCTCAAAGTTTTTTCGGGTAATACCAATCGACCATTGGCCGAAGATATTTGCAATATTCTCGATACTCGGCTTGCCGAAGCCACTGTGAGCCGTTTTTCCGGCGGCGAAACACATGTGCAAATTGATGAAAACGTACGTGGCTGCGATGTTTTTATTGTTCAACCTATTTGTGCAAATGAAGAAGAAGACATCTCGCCCAATGACGCCTTGATGGAACTGCTCATTTTGATCGATGCTGCGCGACGCGCCTCTGCCCGACGCATCACGGCGGTTGTGCCCTATTATGGCTATGCACGGCAGGATCGCAAAGACCGCCCCCGCGTGCCTATCACAGCCAAACTGGTCGCCAATATGATTTATACCGCTGGGGCGCGGCGGGTTTTAACCCTGGACCTGCACGCCAATCAGATCCAGGGGTTTTTTGACATACCCGTTGACCACCTCTATTCCATTAACATTTTAGGTGAGTACTTCAGGCTGAAAAATCTCAAAAATCTCGTTGTTATCGCCCCCGATGTCGGCGGCATAAAAATGGCACGCGCGTATGCCGAACTGCTCGGTGCGTCGTTAGCTATTGTAGATAAACGCCGCTGGAGCGGTCAAAAAACCGAAGTCCTGAACGTTATTGGTGAGGTGAAAGACAAAAATATCGTCATTGTTGATGACATTATCTCTACGGGGAGTTCCCTCATCGAAGCTGCCTCTGCACTCAAAGACAAAGGCGCGCGCGATATATGTGCCACCATTGTCCACCCGGTGCTGGCAGATCCCGCCGTTGAGCGCGTGCAAAATTCTGTGCTTACAGAGCTTGTCGTTTCCAATTCCATTCCCGTGCCCAAACGCGCCCAAAATGGCAAGATCAAAATTTTATCAGTCGCTCCCATTCTCGCCGAATCCATCCGCCGCATCAACAACGATGAATCCGTCAGCAATCTCTTTGCCAATGCGAGAGTTGAAGGGTGA
- a CDS encoding DUF971 domain-containing protein → MAEKPKRIRVDRAEGWLEMDWADDGILRVQLSDVRKACPCALCGDLRAKQDEQLQMITADQTPSADLSDVIPVGNYAIQIRWTDGHDTGIYTYSYLKQLALASCR, encoded by the coding sequence GTGGCAGAAAAACCCAAACGTATTCGCGTTGACCGCGCAGAGGGATGGCTCGAAATGGATTGGGCGGACGATGGAATTTTGCGCGTGCAATTATCCGACGTGCGGAAAGCCTGCCCATGTGCATTGTGTGGAGACCTGCGGGCAAAGCAAGACGAGCAATTGCAGATGATTACTGCGGATCAAACGCCATCGGCAGATCTGTCGGATGTCATTCCAGTCGGAAATTATGCCATCCAAATTCGGTGGACAGATGGACACGATACGGGAATTTATACCTATTCTTATCTCAAACAATTAGCACTGGCGTCGTGTAGATAG
- a CDS encoding tetratricopeptide repeat protein, with the protein MILRLGIIVVMLLGAEISSAQEVFESSESMVVVSDDSMAVILDPALKSVVDSLEAGNPGAATVALRDILEKNSAHTQALRLLISAYLRMEDFDRAIDACQLLAVQDSTDASALVTLGYLYQRIGDIILSEQYYQQGLALNPDVIAAYQGLGWIYLKTGQLEQALDMASETTERRPHYALNYILMGRALTAQGFFEDAAIAYNRAFALQNDLREQYGILLQELGLRHRLKR; encoded by the coding sequence ATGATATTGCGACTGGGAATAATCGTCGTTATGCTTTTGGGTGCAGAGATTTCCAGTGCTCAAGAGGTGTTTGAAAGCAGTGAATCTATGGTCGTGGTTTCGGATGATTCGATGGCTGTAATTCTCGACCCCGCATTGAAAAGTGTTGTCGATTCGCTGGAAGCTGGCAATCCCGGTGCTGCTACTGTCGCCTTGCGCGATATTTTGGAAAAAAACTCCGCACACACACAAGCATTGCGCCTTCTCATATCAGCTTATTTGCGGATGGAAGATTTTGATCGCGCAATTGACGCCTGTCAGCTATTGGCTGTCCAAGACTCGACTGACGCAAGCGCTCTGGTCACGCTTGGATATTTATATCAGCGAATAGGCGATATAATTCTATCAGAGCAATATTATCAGCAGGGGCTTGCCCTGAATCCCGATGTCATCGCAGCCTATCAGGGTTTGGGCTGGATTTACTTAAAAACGGGACAATTAGAGCAGGCACTCGACATGGCCAGTGAGACCACAGAACGCAGGCCCCATTACGCGCTTAATTATATTTTAATGGGGCGTGCCCTGACAGCTCAGGGTTTTTTTGAAGATGCGGCAATCGCCTATAATCGCGCCTTTGCTCTGCAAAACGATCTGCGCGAGCAATACGGTATTTTGCTTCAGGAATTGGGATTAAGGCATCGGTTGAAGCGTTAG
- a CDS encoding D-glycerate dehydrogenase, whose amino-acid sequence MQYRVLVDVDLPDEIPEMINNRCELHILAHDNVSDDKVASAQGLLTYGHPIIGGDFMDRMPNLKVISNFGVGVDHIDLSAAKQRGIPVGNTPNMLDGATADMTFAMLMAAARNIVIGDRFARSAAFTHYDPRILIGHEIHGTTLGIIGMGNIGRQVARRAKGFGMNVLYHNRKPDPKAEVELGATYVSLNDLLEQSDFVTLNVPLTEETRNMIGRDQLRRMKRTAILVNLARGGVIDHDALVEALDNNWIAVAALDVTEPEPLPRDHPLLSMDNVVIVPHLGSATRQTRIAMAQRTVDNLIAGLTDQPLITYVV is encoded by the coding sequence ATGCAATATCGAGTTCTCGTCGATGTCGATCTTCCCGATGAAATTCCAGAGATGATAAATAACCGCTGCGAACTGCACATTTTGGCGCACGACAATGTTTCAGATGATAAAGTCGCGTCTGCACAAGGGCTGCTCACTTATGGACACCCGATTATCGGCGGTGATTTTATGGATCGCATGCCCAATTTGAAGGTTATCAGCAATTTTGGTGTTGGTGTAGATCACATTGACCTGTCAGCAGCCAAACAGCGCGGAATTCCAGTTGGCAATACGCCCAATATGCTCGATGGCGCAACAGCCGATATGACTTTTGCAATGCTCATGGCCGCCGCCCGCAATATCGTTATTGGCGACCGTTTTGCCCGCAGTGCGGCGTTTACGCACTACGATCCACGCATTTTGATCGGTCACGAAATCCACGGTACAACACTGGGTATTATTGGTATGGGAAATATCGGTAGGCAGGTCGCACGACGGGCAAAGGGATTTGGCATGAATGTGCTTTATCACAACCGAAAACCCGATCCCAAAGCCGAGGTCGAGTTGGGCGCGACTTATGTATCCCTCAACGATTTGCTCGAACAATCGGATTTTGTCACTTTGAATGTGCCGCTGACTGAGGAAACGCGAAATATGATTGGTCGAGATCAGCTCAGGCGAATGAAAAGAACCGCCATACTGGTCAATCTGGCGCGAGGAGGTGTTATCGATCACGATGCACTCGTAGAAGCTCTTGATAATAATTGGATCGCAGTTGCCGCGCTCGATGTGACCGAGCCAGAACCTCTTCCACGCGATCATCCCCTCCTGTCTATGGACAATGTAGTTATAGTTCCCCACCTGGGCAGTGCCACACGCCAGACGCGTATAGCAATGGCCCAGCGCACGGTAGATAATCTTATAGCTGGACTCACGGATCAGCCATTGATCACTTATGTGGTGTAA
- a CDS encoding sulfatase, translating to MKAPPPNILFLLTDNQRNDLLGCAGNPIIKTPNIDRLAASGVRFENAFCTSPICAASRASYLTGTYERRHRFTFLTPPLQSAYTDISYPATLKMAGYRTGLIGKFGIATNGIAPSLQDGDAVGKMFDVFDNYEHWTEEGYEIRHPDGSVRHLTDMTGDKTINFLRTHQSDHPGQPFCLSISFNAPHAQDNDPRCYIWPATEDHLYAETQIPEPFNAHPDFFRQLPKFLRETESRVRWQKRYATSEDYQRNMRGLYRMVSGVDRNIGRILGTMDQLSLSNNTVIIFASDHGMYYGDRGLSDCWQLNEQSIRIPLIILDPRADENNRGLIREELALNIDIAPTILELANLNVSDKMQGKSLVPLLEKKKVDWRKAFFCEHRFHRAEIPKSEGVRTQRWKYIRYYEQQPVYEELYDLRNDPHESFNLAGDHRFSNHLKRLRRRCDKMSAECA from the coding sequence GTGAAGGCACCTCCTCCGAACATCCTCTTTCTACTGACCGACAACCAGCGCAATGACCTGCTCGGTTGCGCTGGCAATCCAATCATCAAAACCCCAAACATAGATCGACTTGCCGCAAGCGGCGTGCGATTCGAAAACGCGTTCTGCACAAGTCCAATCTGCGCTGCAAGCCGGGCCAGCTATCTCACGGGCACCTATGAAAGACGCCACCGATTCACCTTCCTCACACCACCCCTTCAAAGCGCATACACCGACATCTCCTACCCTGCTACTCTTAAAATGGCGGGTTATCGCACGGGGCTAATCGGCAAATTCGGCATAGCCACCAACGGAATCGCCCCTTCTCTGCAGGACGGAGATGCAGTGGGAAAGATGTTTGACGTGTTCGACAACTACGAACACTGGACCGAAGAAGGGTATGAAATCAGACATCCCGATGGCAGTGTGCGCCACCTGACCGACATGACAGGGGACAAAACGATCAACTTCCTGCGCACACATCAATCAGATCACCCCGGCCAGCCATTTTGTCTCTCCATCAGTTTCAATGCGCCGCACGCGCAGGACAATGATCCGCGCTGCTACATCTGGCCCGCTACTGAAGATCATCTCTATGCAGAGACGCAGATACCAGAGCCATTCAACGCCCATCCCGACTTTTTCCGACAGTTGCCAAAATTTCTTCGCGAAACAGAGAGTCGCGTGCGATGGCAAAAACGCTATGCGACATCTGAGGACTACCAGAGAAACATGCGAGGGCTGTACCGAATGGTGAGCGGTGTGGATCGGAACATAGGCAGGATTCTCGGGACCATGGATCAACTGTCATTATCCAACAACACAGTCATAATCTTCGCATCCGACCACGGGATGTACTACGGAGATCGCGGACTCAGCGACTGCTGGCAGTTGAACGAACAGTCGATCCGCATACCCCTTATTATCCTCGATCCACGGGCTGATGAAAACAATCGAGGTCTCATTCGCGAAGAATTGGCACTAAACATCGATATTGCGCCAACCATCCTCGAACTGGCGAATCTGAACGTTTCGGACAAAATGCAGGGCAAATCTCTTGTTCCATTATTGGAAAAAAAGAAAGTTGACTGGCGAAAAGCGTTCTTCTGCGAACACCGGTTCCACCGCGCCGAAATCCCCAAGAGCGAAGGCGTACGCACACAACGATGGAAATACATTCGCTACTACGAGCAACAGCCCGTCTATGAGGAACTCTACGACCTTCGCAATGACCCCCACGAATCATTCAATCTCGCGGGAGATCACAGATTCTCAAATCACCTCAAACGACTGAGACGACGATGCGACAAAATGAGCGCTGAATGCGCTTAG